One Streptomyces fagopyri DNA window includes the following coding sequences:
- a CDS encoding DUF2630 family protein — translation MNQEQILAKITAMVDDERQLRDALSSGQIDSDTEHQRLGHLERELDQCWDLLRQRRAKTEFGENPDEARVRPASQVEGYQS, via the coding sequence ATGAACCAAGAGCAGATCCTGGCGAAGATCACGGCGATGGTGGACGACGAGCGACAGCTGCGCGACGCGCTGTCGTCGGGGCAGATCGACTCCGACACCGAACATCAGCGGCTCGGGCACCTGGAGCGCGAGCTCGACCAGTGCTGGGACCTGCTGCGCCAGCGGCGCGCGAAGACCGAGTTCGGGGAGAACCCGGACGAGGCCCGCGTACGGCCGGCCTCGCAGGTCGAGGGCTACCAGAGCTGA
- a CDS encoding HAD family hydrolase yields the protein MTIKCVLFDFSGTLFRVESTGSWLRAVLAEAEVTLTEAELTRSAAELEAVGALPGGAVPVRPLPAELAEVWRRRDESAAAHRAAFTGASRQVSLPDPALHEALYDRHMRPAAWRPYPDAAEVLAALRERGIAVGVVSNIGWDLRPVFRAHGLDPYVGAYVLSYEHGIQKPDVRLFAAACEALGTEPGSTLMVGDDRRSDAGAAALGCAVHFVDHLPVASRPDGLRPVLDLIG from the coding sequence ATGACGATCAAGTGCGTGCTCTTCGACTTCTCCGGCACCCTGTTCCGTGTGGAGTCCACCGGGTCCTGGCTGCGTGCCGTGCTGGCGGAGGCCGAAGTCACCCTCACCGAGGCAGAGTTGACGAGAAGCGCGGCCGAGCTGGAGGCAGTCGGCGCGCTCCCCGGTGGCGCCGTCCCCGTACGACCGCTGCCCGCGGAACTGGCGGAGGTGTGGCGGCGGCGCGACGAGAGCGCGGCGGCGCACCGGGCCGCGTTCACGGGTGCCTCCCGGCAGGTGTCACTGCCCGATCCCGCGCTGCACGAAGCTCTGTACGACCGCCACATGAGGCCCGCCGCCTGGCGCCCCTATCCCGACGCGGCGGAGGTGCTCGCCGCGCTGCGTGAACGCGGGATCGCGGTGGGCGTGGTCAGCAACATCGGCTGGGACCTGCGGCCCGTCTTCCGCGCACACGGCCTCGACCCGTACGTCGGCGCCTACGTCCTGTCGTACGAGCACGGCATCCAGAAGCCGGACGTCCGGCTGTTCGCGGCCGCCTGCGAGGCGCTGGGGACGGAGCCCGGGAGCACGCTGATGGTCGGGGACGATCGCCGTTCCGACGCAGGCGCGGCGGCGCTGGGCTGCGCGGTGCACTTCGTGGACCACCTGCCCGTGGCGTCCCGGCCGGACGGTTTGCGTCCGGTACTGGACCTGATCGGCTGA
- a CDS encoding M56 family metallopeptidase, whose product MMVPAALLLLGALAAVVAPRLLARADWPDREPVVALWVWQCVVAAVLLCCALSMTLSAAAAWGAVRGHVFAPAPHSVVNAYALSAKGPWAATTAVALACGGAWTAAMLVREVLGARARHRHSRAELRLRAPLLPGEEPGSDRLVVLEGERPDAWFLPGPAPQLVITTAALRRLKGRRLDAVLAHEQGHARARHDWLLHCSAALAVGFPQVPVFAAFRDEMHRLVELAADDMASRRFGRLTIALALVELNEDRGVFGPCPTPQAHLPARVRRLLTPQDRLTPSRRLRLTAAATLVPVVPLLVTFVPALRVLG is encoded by the coding sequence ATGATGGTCCCCGCGGCACTGTTGCTGCTCGGCGCCCTGGCCGCCGTGGTCGCTCCACGGCTGCTCGCCCGGGCGGACTGGCCGGACCGCGAACCCGTGGTCGCCCTGTGGGTGTGGCAGTGCGTGGTGGCGGCCGTTCTGCTCTGCTGTGCGCTGTCCATGACGCTGAGCGCGGCCGCCGCGTGGGGGGCGGTGCGCGGCCATGTGTTCGCTCCCGCACCCCACTCGGTCGTGAACGCCTACGCGTTGAGCGCCAAGGGCCCATGGGCCGCGACGACCGCGGTGGCGCTCGCGTGCGGGGGCGCCTGGACCGCGGCGATGCTGGTCCGCGAGGTGCTGGGCGCGCGGGCGCGCCATCGTCACAGCCGTGCGGAACTGCGCCTGCGCGCACCGCTGTTGCCCGGCGAGGAGCCCGGCAGCGATCGGCTGGTGGTGCTGGAGGGCGAGCGTCCGGACGCCTGGTTCCTGCCCGGTCCCGCGCCCCAACTCGTCATCACCACAGCCGCGTTGCGCCGCCTCAAGGGGCGCCGTCTGGACGCCGTGCTCGCCCACGAGCAGGGGCACGCGCGGGCCCGGCACGACTGGCTGCTGCACTGCTCGGCCGCGCTCGCCGTCGGCTTCCCGCAGGTCCCGGTCTTCGCGGCGTTCCGGGACGAGATGCACCGGCTGGTCGAACTGGCCGCCGACGACATGGCGTCTCGCCGTTTCGGGCGTCTCACCATCGCCCTCGCGCTGGTGGAACTCAACGAGGACCGGGGCGTGTTCGGCCCCTGTCCGACGCCGCAGGCCCATCTCCCGGCGCGTGTGCGCCGCCTCCTCACCCCTCAGGACCGGCTGACGCCGTCGCGACGGCTGCGCCTGACGGCGGCGGCCACCCTGGTGCCGGTCGTCCCGCTGCTGGTGACGTTCGTACCGGCGCTGCGGGTCCTCGGCTGA
- a CDS encoding DUF5134 domain-containing protein, with the protein MHGPASPGWLLVALCAAAGAYCLLRMRSVVEDQRRTAGGEALMGFGMAAMAVPAAVVAPPHWAWLGYAAVFGAAALRALWAARGGGHHLHHLVGTCAMVYMAGVMAASPGHHHAHGGSGVPLVTGALLVYFSAYVLLSGVRLLPVTAVAGSTGSTGSTGSTGSTGSTGSTGSTGARLPGAARTPGWGDRPELSQACRLSMGIAMLAMLVTL; encoded by the coding sequence GTGCACGGACCGGCTTCGCCCGGCTGGCTGCTCGTCGCGCTGTGCGCGGCGGCGGGGGCCTACTGTCTGCTGCGGATGCGCAGCGTGGTCGAGGATCAGCGCCGCACGGCCGGCGGCGAGGCCCTCATGGGGTTCGGCATGGCGGCGATGGCCGTGCCCGCGGCCGTGGTCGCCCCGCCGCACTGGGCCTGGCTCGGGTACGCCGCGGTGTTCGGCGCGGCCGCCCTGCGCGCACTGTGGGCGGCCCGCGGGGGCGGGCATCATCTGCACCATCTGGTCGGGACCTGCGCGATGGTCTACATGGCGGGCGTGATGGCCGCTTCCCCCGGCCACCACCACGCGCACGGCGGTTCCGGGGTGCCGCTGGTGACCGGGGCGCTCCTTGTCTACTTCTCGGCGTACGTACTGCTGTCCGGGGTCAGGCTGCTCCCGGTCACGGCCGTGGCCGGGAGCACCGGGAGCACCGGGAGCACCGGGAGCACCGGGAGCACCGGGAGCACCGGGAGCACCGGGAGCACCGGGGCGAGGCTGCCCGGTGCCGCCCGGACGCCCGGCTGGGGTGATCGTCCCGAGCTGTCGCAGGCGTGCCGGCTGTCGATGGGGATCGCGATGCTCGCCATGCTGGTCACGCTCTGA
- a CDS encoding FUSC family protein, whose translation MSTATPQMPRARRPRPLSGARRLPLAGVLRLGRPSDIWFKPALSVVVSVAPPNLALLALGRLDLAMYTMAGSLCALYAHNRPYAARARALALVVLGMLAGLAVALTSASLTTNPAVLVTVGALLAAVQKVLCDATRVGPPGHVVLSFISSASLFVPQTLGEVPGHLALGAAAGVWAWVVGMAPGVLRPHGPERRTTAHALDAAAAYAATRGDGAGSARARAAAAAAVHGAWQSLLSIGARSAPRRALERLVVRAEVAIAAPADTEPERLRRWARDLRGTGPVPHPDGLGAAAGELLGVEAELAFGQRPLLRRLGPLAPIALRVALGCSLAGWASLALGVGRPYWALVTAASLYQTNVTLTWSRGVQRVVGNLVGVLVFAALVPLAHLGAAALVLCCLALNFGAEALIGRNYWLGSVCVTPMALLITEFAHLQRPGELMTDRVVDTLVGALAGFAAAVAVTNRRAGDRVEDALDAVERADERAVRVLGSERPAPGALESARRDLAGAVVELRATAEAAAGEWWQRALPEERVMRAERSGHRTLAATVRRQGLHSVEGAQA comes from the coding sequence ATGAGCACCGCGACCCCCCAGATGCCCCGGGCGCGCCGCCCCCGTCCCCTTTCGGGCGCGCGTCGCCTCCCGCTGGCCGGGGTGCTGCGGCTCGGCCGGCCCTCCGACATCTGGTTCAAGCCCGCGCTGAGTGTGGTCGTCTCGGTGGCTCCGCCGAATCTGGCGCTGCTGGCGCTCGGCCGGCTGGACCTGGCGATGTACACCATGGCCGGGTCGCTCTGCGCGCTCTACGCACACAACCGTCCGTACGCCGCCCGTGCCCGTGCCCTCGCCCTGGTGGTGCTCGGGATGCTCGCCGGACTCGCCGTCGCCCTGACCTCGGCGTCCCTCACCACGAACCCCGCCGTCCTCGTCACGGTCGGCGCTCTGCTGGCCGCCGTGCAGAAGGTGCTGTGCGACGCCACCCGGGTCGGGCCGCCCGGCCATGTGGTCCTCTCCTTCATCAGCTCCGCGTCCCTCTTCGTCCCGCAGACGCTCGGCGAGGTCCCCGGCCATCTCGCGCTGGGAGCCGCGGCGGGCGTCTGGGCTTGGGTCGTCGGCATGGCGCCGGGAGTCCTCCGCCCGCACGGACCGGAGCGCCGGACCACCGCGCACGCTCTCGACGCCGCCGCGGCGTACGCCGCGACGCGGGGCGACGGCGCCGGGTCCGCCCGTGCCCGCGCCGCCGCGGCCGCCGCCGTCCACGGGGCATGGCAGTCGCTGCTCTCCATCGGCGCCCGCTCCGCGCCCCGGCGCGCCCTCGAACGACTCGTCGTACGCGCCGAGGTCGCGATCGCCGCGCCCGCCGACACGGAGCCCGAGCGCCTGCGCCGCTGGGCGCGCGACCTGCGCGGCACCGGCCCCGTACCGCACCCTGACGGCCTCGGCGCGGCCGCCGGTGAACTCCTGGGCGTGGAGGCCGAACTCGCCTTCGGACAGCGGCCGTTGCTACGGCGACTCGGCCCACTGGCCCCGATCGCGCTGCGCGTCGCGCTCGGCTGCTCGCTGGCCGGCTGGGCCTCGCTCGCCCTCGGTGTCGGCCGCCCCTACTGGGCCCTCGTCACCGCCGCCTCGCTCTACCAGACCAACGTCACCCTGACCTGGAGCCGGGGCGTGCAGCGCGTCGTCGGCAACCTCGTCGGCGTACTCGTCTTCGCTGCCCTCGTCCCGCTCGCCCACCTCGGTGCGGCGGCCCTCGTGCTGTGCTGTCTCGCCCTCAACTTCGGAGCCGAGGCTCTGATCGGTCGCAACTACTGGCTCGGCAGCGTCTGTGTCACCCCCATGGCCCTGCTCATCACCGAGTTCGCCCATCTCCAGCGGCCCGGCGAGCTGATGACCGACCGGGTCGTCGACACGCTGGTGGGCGCGCTGGCCGGCTTCGCCGCGGCGGTCGCCGTCACCAACCGTCGGGCCGGCGACCGCGTCGAGGACGCCCTCGACGCGGTCGAGCGCGCCGACGAGCGCGCCGTGCGGGTCCTCGGCTCGGAGCGTCCCGCGCCCGGCGCCCTGGAGTCCGCGCGCCGCGACCTGGCCGGCGCCGTCGTCGAACTGCGGGCGACCGCCGAGGCCGCGGCCGGCGAATGGTGGCAACGCGCCCTGCCGGAGGAGCGGGTGATGCGGGCGGAACGGTCCGGACACCGTACGCTCGCGGCGACGGTACGACGGCAGGGACTGCACTCCGTGGAGGGCGCACAGGCATGA
- a CDS encoding MarR family winged helix-turn-helix transcriptional regulator — protein MTAANGRAAGGDPGAGRAAVPGDTMAAVVRQWRAVHPGIDTGPMEIIGRINRSAALLQQAEDAPLRRAGLTRPEFDVLGTLRRTGHELTPSEIARETFSSGAAVTKRLKQLTERGLVERRGDTRDRRVAHVRLTDAGRELVDGILPQQLAYETTALSGIDPTRQRELASLLGELLGQLEGRLGVPRG, from the coding sequence ATGACGGCAGCGAACGGGCGGGCGGCGGGCGGGGATCCCGGCGCCGGACGGGCGGCGGTGCCCGGGGACACGATGGCCGCGGTCGTACGGCAATGGCGGGCGGTGCATCCCGGCATCGACACCGGACCGATGGAGATCATCGGCCGGATCAACCGCTCGGCCGCGCTCCTCCAGCAGGCCGAGGACGCCCCGCTGCGCCGGGCCGGGCTGACCCGCCCCGAGTTCGACGTCCTCGGGACGCTCCGCCGTACCGGCCACGAGCTGACCCCCAGCGAGATCGCCCGTGAGACGTTCTCCTCCGGCGCGGCCGTCACCAAGCGCCTCAAGCAACTGACCGAGCGCGGCCTGGTCGAACGCCGCGGCGACACCCGTGACCGCAGGGTCGCGCACGTCCGGCTCACCGACGCCGGGCGCGAGCTCGTCGACGGCATCCTGCCCCAGCAGCTCGCCTACGAGACGACGGCGCTGTCCGGCATCGACCCCACCCGCCAGCGTGAACTCGCCTCGCTTCTGGGGGAGTTGCTCGGCCAGCTGGAGGGCCGACTCGGAGTCCCGCGCGGCTGA
- a CDS encoding VOC family protein: MVHVLSSRTLLRPADPERSRAFYGGQLGLAVHREFGTGPERGTVYFLGGGFLEVSGRCDVTPSPALRLWLQVADAAAAHEELTAAGVEILRPPVKEPWGLIEMWIADPDGTEIVLVEIPADHPLRHRPGI, translated from the coding sequence ATGGTGCATGTACTGAGCAGCCGGACCCTCCTGCGTCCCGCCGACCCGGAGCGCTCCCGCGCCTTCTACGGCGGGCAGCTGGGCCTCGCCGTCCACCGGGAGTTCGGCACGGGGCCCGAGCGCGGCACGGTCTACTTCCTCGGCGGCGGCTTCCTGGAGGTCTCCGGCCGTTGCGACGTAACGCCCTCGCCCGCGCTCAGGCTGTGGCTCCAGGTGGCCGACGCGGCCGCGGCGCACGAGGAGCTGACGGCCGCCGGCGTCGAGATCCTGCGTCCCCCGGTCAAGGAGCCCTGGGGGCTGATCGAGATGTGGATCGCCGATCCGGACGGCACCGAGATCGTGCTCGTGGAGATCCCGGCGGACCATCCGCTGCGCCACCGGCCAGGAATCTGA
- a CDS encoding GNAT family N-acetyltransferase — MDTAASHGLTFRDATDADADVLVALIESAYRGDASRAGWTTEADILQGQRTDPEGVLAVIKAPDSRLLTVERDGAVVACCQLEHRGDHAYFGMFAVSPALQGGGLGKVILAEAERYARETWDVVEMHMTVISVRDDLIAWYERRGYRRTGRMTPFPYGDERFGVPQRDDLRFELLVKPLG, encoded by the coding sequence ATGGACACCGCCGCCTCCCACGGACTGACCTTCCGCGACGCCACCGACGCGGACGCCGATGTCCTCGTCGCGCTGATCGAGTCCGCGTACCGCGGTGACGCCAGCCGGGCCGGCTGGACCACGGAGGCCGACATCCTCCAGGGGCAGCGGACCGACCCGGAGGGCGTGCTCGCCGTCATCAAGGCGCCGGACAGCCGGCTGCTGACCGTCGAGCGGGACGGCGCCGTCGTCGCCTGCTGCCAGCTGGAACACCGCGGCGACCACGCCTACTTCGGCATGTTCGCGGTCAGCCCGGCACTCCAGGGCGGTGGCCTGGGCAAGGTGATCCTCGCCGAGGCGGAGCGGTACGCGCGCGAGACCTGGGACGTCGTGGAGATGCACATGACCGTGATCTCCGTACGCGACGACCTCATCGCCTGGTACGAGCGGCGCGGCTACCGCCGTACGGGACGGATGACCCCGTTCCCGTACGGCGACGAGCGCTTCGGTGTCCCGCAGCGCGACGACCTGCGGTTCGAGCTGCTGGTCAAGCCGCTGGGCTGA
- a CDS encoding glycerophosphodiester phosphodiesterase — protein sequence MNFLTIGHRGVMGVEPENTLRSFVAAQNAGLDLIELDLHLSKDGALVVMHDADVDRTTDGSGPVSEMTLAELRALDAGCGERVPVFEEVLDAVRAPLQAEIKDTAAARALADVMHRRDLVGRVEVSSFHDEAIAEVTRLVPGVRTALIASRYGVDVVDRAVEAGAATVCLNIRRLTLEVVEHARESGLRIIGWVVNTQDQLRLVRALELDGATTDYPQIKRTGRFTA from the coding sequence TTGAACTTCCTCACCATCGGTCATCGCGGAGTGATGGGTGTCGAGCCCGAGAACACCCTCCGTTCCTTCGTCGCCGCCCAGAACGCGGGCCTCGACCTGATCGAACTCGATCTGCATCTGAGCAAGGACGGCGCGCTCGTCGTCATGCACGACGCGGACGTGGACCGTACGACCGACGGTTCGGGGCCGGTCTCCGAGATGACGCTCGCGGAGCTGCGGGCGCTGGACGCCGGGTGCGGTGAGCGCGTACCCGTCTTCGAAGAGGTCCTGGACGCCGTCAGGGCGCCGTTGCAGGCCGAGATCAAGGACACCGCCGCGGCACGGGCGCTGGCCGACGTGATGCACCGGCGCGACCTGGTGGGACGCGTCGAGGTGTCGTCGTTCCACGACGAGGCGATCGCCGAGGTCACCCGGCTCGTGCCGGGCGTCCGCACCGCGCTCATCGCGAGCCGCTACGGCGTCGACGTCGTGGACCGCGCCGTGGAGGCCGGTGCCGCGACCGTCTGCCTGAACATCCGCCGGCTGACCCTGGAGGTCGTCGAGCACGCCCGCGAGTCCGGTCTGAGGATCATCGGGTGGGTGGTGAACACCCAGGACCAGCTGCGGCTGGTGCGCGCGCTGGAGCTGGACGGCGCGACCACCGACTACCCCCAGATCAAACGCACCGGCCGCTTCACGGCGTGA
- a CDS encoding DUF6421 family protein has translation MTEILVQVGTEEQAPPVGRVVEHPAWPVLKDAVEEIRPWQSKDGSIDFEAEGAPDSADVELAVRRAIDAVERLAPLLPHDAAYHEALVKDLRGWADGGFLVPDFLDSLLAFQPAANREDGLQHLVVFPMYTQNGNPDRNFEAVVLRMVWPDWLAELERTRYDNPLFCGITFEDFTAGYDTNSAVLFPETIAVREAPARFSWGGIFCDREAARFRAVTEAAVDVLGLQLPEDIAAMVQDQERCEQAFVLWDMVHDRTHSHGDLPFDPFMIKQRQPFWMYGLEELRCDLTAFKEAVKLEAEGHQHGRDVQYAVLFDRMFRFPVTGDRNRNYDGLGGQLLFAYLHKHDVVRWTDNKLHIDWQRAPQVTNQLCAEIEDLYRAGIDRPKLVHWFKAYELVSGYLAPHPGSRWAKGPDALDLSQPPRKLVDDVLPDEFPLSMFYEALSKKLKNVIASTRGITAAGAERVAA, from the coding sequence ATGACGGAAATTCTTGTGCAGGTGGGTACGGAGGAGCAGGCTCCTCCCGTGGGCAGGGTGGTGGAGCACCCGGCTTGGCCCGTGCTCAAGGATGCCGTGGAGGAGATCCGCCCATGGCAGTCCAAGGACGGCTCGATCGACTTCGAGGCGGAGGGAGCCCCGGATTCCGCCGATGTCGAGCTGGCCGTACGCCGGGCGATAGACGCCGTCGAGCGGCTCGCCCCGCTGCTGCCGCACGACGCGGCGTACCACGAGGCGCTCGTGAAGGATCTGCGCGGCTGGGCCGACGGGGGCTTCCTGGTCCCCGACTTCCTGGACTCGCTGCTGGCCTTCCAGCCCGCCGCGAACCGTGAGGACGGCCTCCAGCACCTGGTGGTCTTCCCGATGTACACGCAGAACGGCAACCCGGACCGCAACTTCGAGGCGGTCGTGCTGCGCATGGTCTGGCCGGACTGGCTGGCCGAGCTGGAGCGCACCCGCTACGACAACCCGCTGTTCTGCGGGATCACCTTCGAGGACTTCACGGCGGGCTACGACACCAACTCGGCCGTCCTCTTCCCGGAGACCATCGCCGTGCGCGAGGCACCCGCGCGCTTCAGCTGGGGCGGTATCTTCTGCGACCGCGAGGCCGCCCGCTTCCGCGCCGTCACCGAGGCCGCCGTGGACGTCCTGGGCCTCCAGCTGCCCGAGGACATCGCCGCGATGGTGCAGGACCAGGAGCGCTGCGAGCAGGCCTTCGTGCTGTGGGACATGGTCCACGACCGCACCCACAGCCACGGCGACCTGCCCTTCGACCCGTTCATGATCAAGCAGCGGCAGCCGTTCTGGATGTACGGCCTCGAAGAGCTGCGCTGCGACCTCACCGCCTTCAAGGAGGCTGTGAAGCTGGAGGCCGAGGGTCACCAGCACGGCCGTGACGTGCAGTACGCGGTGCTCTTCGACCGGATGTTCCGCTTCCCGGTCACCGGCGACCGCAACCGCAACTACGACGGCCTCGGCGGCCAGCTGCTCTTCGCCTACCTGCACAAGCACGACGTCGTCCGCTGGACCGACAACAAGCTGCACATCGACTGGCAGCGCGCCCCGCAGGTCACCAACCAGCTGTGCGCCGAGATCGAGGACCTCTACCGGGCCGGCATCGACCGTCCCAAGCTCGTCCACTGGTTCAAGGCGTACGAGCTGGTCTCCGGCTACCTCGCCCCGCACCCGGGATCGCGCTGGGCCAAGGGTCCGGACGCCCTGGATCTGAGCCAGCCCCCGCGCAAGCTCGTGGACGACGTGCTTCCGGACGAGTTTCCGCTGAGCATGTTCTATGAGGCGCTCTCCAAGAAGCTGAAGAACGTGATCGCCTCGACCAGGGGCATCACCGCGGCCGGCGCCGAGCGGGTCGCCGCGTGA
- a CDS encoding SDR family NAD(P)-dependent oxidoreductase codes for MANGALSGAVIAVAGAGGPAGRATLARLADAGATVVGSDNDPERLAAAVDAARYGHGGATVVGDTVDLLDLQSTREWATRIEKDFGRVDGLVHLVGGWRGSETFTKTSLDDWDFLELLLVRTVQHTSLAFHEALQRSDRGRYVLISAAAASKPTASNAAYAAGKAAAEAWTLAMGDFFRKAGGEEGPTSAAVILVVKALVHDAMRAERPNAKFAGFTDVDALAESIAGVWDLPAGEVNGKRLWLTEKP; via the coding sequence ATGGCGAACGGAGCTCTCAGCGGTGCGGTGATCGCGGTGGCCGGCGCGGGTGGACCCGCCGGACGCGCGACGCTGGCCCGGCTCGCCGACGCGGGCGCGACCGTCGTCGGCTCGGACAACGACCCCGAGCGGCTCGCGGCGGCCGTGGACGCGGCCCGCTACGGGCACGGCGGCGCCACCGTGGTCGGGGACACCGTGGACCTGCTCGACCTGCAGTCGACGCGTGAGTGGGCCACCCGGATCGAGAAGGACTTCGGCCGGGTCGACGGTCTGGTCCACCTCGTCGGCGGCTGGCGCGGCAGCGAGACCTTCACCAAGACGAGCCTGGACGACTGGGACTTCCTGGAGCTGCTGCTCGTCCGTACCGTGCAGCACACCTCCCTCGCGTTCCACGAGGCGCTGCAGCGCAGCGACCGCGGCCGGTACGTCCTGATCAGCGCCGCGGCGGCGAGCAAGCCGACGGCGAGCAACGCCGCCTACGCCGCGGGCAAGGCCGCCGCCGAGGCGTGGACACTGGCCATGGGCGACTTCTTCCGTAAGGCGGGGGGCGAGGAGGGCCCGACCTCCGCGGCTGTCATCCTGGTGGTCAAGGCACTGGTGCACGACGCGATGCGCGCCGAGCGCCCGAACGCGAAGTTCGCGGGCTTCACGGACGTCGACGCGCTGGCGGAGTCCATCGCGGGCGTCTGGGACCTGCCCGCCGGTGAAGTGAACGGAAAACGTCTGTGGCTGACCGAGAAGCCGTGA
- a CDS encoding threonine aldolase family protein, producing the protein MNRPKTDARRHHDPAVRGFASDNYAGAHPEVLAAVALANGGHQVAYGEDDYTANLQRIIRSHFGATAEAFPVFNGTGANVVALQAVTDRWGAVICAESAHINVDEGGAPERMGGLKLLTVPTPDGKLTPELIDRQAYGWDDEHRAMPQVVSITQSTELGTLYTPDEIRDICDHAHAHGMKVHLDGSRIANAAASLDVPMRTFTNAVGVDILSLGGTKNGALYGEAVVVLNQDAVRQMKHLRKLSMQLASKMRFVSVQLEALLAKDLWLRNARHANGMAQRLAEGVRSVHGVEIIHPVQANAVFARLPHDVSERLQKRHRFYFWDEAAGDVRWMCSFDTTEDDVDGFLAALKEEMAQH; encoded by the coding sequence GTGAACCGTCCGAAGACCGACGCCCGGCGGCACCACGACCCGGCCGTCCGCGGCTTCGCCAGCGACAACTACGCGGGCGCCCACCCCGAGGTGCTCGCGGCGGTCGCGCTGGCCAACGGCGGACACCAGGTCGCGTACGGCGAGGACGACTACACGGCGAACCTCCAGAGGATCATCCGCAGCCACTTCGGTGCCACCGCGGAGGCCTTCCCGGTCTTCAACGGCACCGGGGCCAACGTCGTCGCGCTCCAGGCGGTCACCGACCGCTGGGGAGCGGTGATCTGCGCCGAGAGCGCGCACATCAACGTCGACGAGGGCGGGGCGCCCGAGCGCATGGGCGGCCTCAAGCTGCTCACCGTCCCCACACCGGACGGCAAGCTCACCCCCGAGCTGATCGACCGGCAGGCGTACGGCTGGGACGACGAGCACCGTGCCATGCCGCAGGTCGTCTCGATCACCCAGAGCACCGAGCTGGGCACGCTCTACACACCCGACGAGATCCGTGACATCTGCGACCACGCCCACGCGCACGGCATGAAGGTGCACCTGGACGGGTCCCGGATAGCCAACGCGGCCGCCTCGCTCGACGTCCCGATGCGGACGTTCACCAACGCGGTCGGCGTCGACATCCTGAGCCTGGGCGGGACGAAGAACGGCGCGCTGTACGGGGAGGCGGTCGTCGTCCTGAACCAGGACGCCGTCCGGCAGATGAAGCACCTGCGCAAGCTCTCGATGCAGCTGGCGTCCAAGATGCGCTTCGTCTCCGTGCAGCTGGAGGCGCTGCTCGCCAAGGACCTGTGGCTGCGCAACGCCCGCCACGCCAACGGGATGGCCCAGCGGCTGGCCGAGGGCGTGCGCTCGGTGCACGGCGTGGAGATCATCCACCCGGTCCAGGCCAACGCGGTCTTCGCCCGCCTCCCGCACGACGTGAGCGAGCGGCTGCAGAAGCGCCACCGCTTCTACTTCTGGGACGAGGCCGCGGGCGACGTCCGCTGGATGTGCTCCTTCGACACCACCGAGGACGACGTCGACGGCTTCCTGGCCGCGCTCAAGGAGGAGATGGCCCAGCACTAG
- a CDS encoding transglutaminase domain-containing protein, whose protein sequence is MELIQENPDISAYLVADEVIDHHHPLVRATAARLAKEAADSYAYARAAFEFVRDTIPHSHDSGDPRVTWRASDVLGLRTGVCYAKAHALAALLRAEDIPTAFCYQKFDEVHGLVAVRFHGAWHRQDPRGNKPGVDARFSLDGERLAFTPDPESNELDYPVLYAEPHPVVLSTLRAAPDRTRLWETLPTAL, encoded by the coding sequence ATGGAGCTCATCCAGGAAAACCCGGACATCTCCGCCTACTTGGTCGCCGACGAGGTGATCGACCACCATCATCCGCTGGTGCGGGCGACGGCTGCCCGGCTCGCGAAGGAGGCCGCCGACTCGTATGCCTATGCGCGGGCGGCCTTCGAATTCGTGCGCGACACCATCCCGCACTCGCACGACTCGGGTGACCCGCGTGTCACCTGGCGCGCCTCCGACGTCCTCGGGCTGCGCACCGGTGTCTGCTACGCGAAGGCCCATGCCCTGGCCGCGCTGCTGCGCGCCGAGGACATCCCGACCGCGTTCTGCTACCAGAAGTTCGACGAGGTGCACGGGCTGGTGGCCGTGCGGTTCCACGGGGCATGGCACCGGCAGGACCCCCGCGGAAACAAGCCCGGTGTGGACGCGCGGTTCTCCCTGGACGGTGAGCGGCTCGCCTTCACGCCCGACCCGGAGTCCAATGAGCTGGACTACCCGGTCCTGTACGCTGAACCTCATCCGGTCGTGCTGAGCACCCTGAGGGCCGCCCCCGACCGGACGCGTCTGTGGGAGACGCTCCCCACCGCACTCTGA